TAAATCAAAAAGCAAAATGAAAAAAGCGACTGCATTTTTTGCAGCCGCTTTATTTTTAATTTTGAAAAATGAAACTTGTAAAACCTGATTTTTATGATGCGTTTCATTGCATCGCTGATCGTTGCAGCGATACGTGTTGCGTCGGCTGGGAAATTGATGTCGATGATTTTTCGCAAGAATGTTATCGTCATGTCGGCGGAAAATTGGGAAAGAAATTGCAAGAAAATATTGTCGATGGACATTTTCAATTGTTGCCGGGCGATCGTTGCCCTTTTTTAAATTCAAAAAACTTGTGTGAAATTTTTACGCAGTTGGGCGAAGATTCTTTGTGCGATATTTGCAGAGAACATCCGCGATTTGTTGAAGTTTATGGCGATGTTATGGAACGCGGACTTGGGCTTTGTTGCGAAGAAGCGGTTCGTCTTTTATTTTCAAATTCTTTGCCGTTGCAATTTGTTGAAAGCGAAATCGATGAAATCGAAGATGAATTGAACGATGAAGAAAAAAGAGAACGCGATCAAATTTTTGAAGAACGCCGGAAAATTTTTCAAACGTTATCCGATGAAAAAATTTCATTTGACGCGCGGATTGAAAAAGTTTTTCCCGATGCAAAAAATTTTCGATTTTTCCCTTTTCCAAATGCAGAAAATTTTGAAGCATTTTTGTCGTCGCTAGAAAGTTTTGGAAGCCCGTGGGAAATTGCGCTCAAAAAAAATAAACCAGAAAATTGCAAAAGAAGAAATTTCGGATGCGGGATATTTCACCGAAGCGGAAAGCGTGAAATTGCTCAGCTATTTGATTTACAGGCATTTTGCGAAGTCACTTTACAGCGGAAGAAAACGCGGAAAACTTTTGTTCGCTTTTTTCTTTTGGAATTTAGCGCGGCTTTTTTCAAATGAGCTTGCTGCGGTTGATACGCAGTCAAAAAATTTTACAGAAAAAGAAATTCAAAAAATAAAAATTGACACGGTAAAAATTCTTTCAAAAGAATTTGAATATTCCGAAGATGTGATGGAAATCGTAGAAGCGGAATTGGAAAAATTTTCGGGCGCTGCAAAATAAAATTTATGCTATTTTTAGAAAATGAAATCGCAAAAACTATCTCTTCTTCTCTCGATTACGGAACCGTTCTCGTTAAAAAAAGACACTTGGGATTCTGCATTTTCGCAAATCGCAAAAGAGATAAGAAAATTATTGGAATTGGATAAATTCAAACTTTCGCTTTATCTTTCGGGAAAGGTTGCAGAAGTTTGGAATAAATTGAATATCGCCGATGTCGTTTATATGCGCTCCGCAATTCGCGAAGGAAATTTGGAAATTCTCGGCGGCGGATTTTACGATGCGATGCTTCCGCTTTTTCCAACGCGATTGCAAAATTTGCAATTAAAATCGCATATTCAGTTAATGGAAAAAATTTTCCAAGATGAACCGATTGGCTATTTTAATTCGCCGATGGCGTGGGAAATTGGATTAACTGAAGTTTTAGCCAAGCAAGGTTTGCGATACACTCTCGTTTTGGAAAAAAGTTTGCAAGATGCATTGGGAAGAGCGACGCGGGTGACGGGATGGTTTACCGCGGAAGATCGCGATTCTGTCATGCAACTTTTCCCGGTCGCCGAAGATTTAAGTCAAGCGCTTTTGCTTTCGCCTTCTTTTTTACAAGCGAAATTAGAATCGATTGAAAAAATGGATGCGCCGTGGATTGCTGTCGAAGAAGTTCCTTGCGAAAACGCAGAAACGATTTCACAATTTTTTGAAAAGCTTCGCCAGAATTTATCGCATTTTCCATTTCAACTGTGGCCAATTTCGCACTGGCTCGATGAAGCGTCTGGTGGAAAAGTCAATTTGATGAGCGATGTTGGAAAAACTCTCGGACTGCCCGCGGGCTCGCATAGTTGTCGCGAACTTTTGCTGCGCCGTCCCGAAGCAGATTTTATGCACAAATCGCTTCTCGTCGCAAATTCACATGCCGAAGCACTTTTACCAGAAAAAGAATTGCGTGCGGTGCAAGAAAAAATTTTGCCGTTAATGGCGAAAGAATATTACGCAGATCTTTACGACAATCGCGGTGTGCGCAGTCCTCTTGTGCGGTGGAATGGAAACCGCATGATTATTGAAGTTGAAAAAGAAATTGAAAAACTCGCAAAATTAGAAGGCCGTCGTGTTGAAGTTTCGGATTTTTTACGGACGGGAAATCGTCAAATTTTAGTGAACAATTCGAAGATTCAATTCTTGCTGGAACAACGTTCGGGCGCTTCGCTGCGGTCGCTGATTTTTAAACCTTCTCCAGTGAATTTGGTCAATGCATTTCAACAAAGCGGTGATGTGCCGCGGGCTTTCGTCGATCATTTGCTTTCGCCTTCTTTAACCGATGCGCAGCAATTTGAATCGGCGTTGAACGATGGCCAAGGCGTTCTCGCAGAACCTTATGAATATCAAATCGAAAGGAAAGAAGATATTTTAGCGGTTCGGATGCGTTCGGAACAAATTGCAAATGTCGCGGGAAGCGATCATGTTTTGCACATCGATAAAAATATCAGCCTTTTGGAATCGGATTCGGAATTGGAATTTTCGTATGCGATTTCCAATGGAACATTTGCAAGTCTCGAAGGTTATTTTGGAACGGAATTGAATTTAGGCGTTCGCAATTTTGAACAGCGCCGTGCGTATACATTAAAAATTGATGGCAATAAAATTTCCGCAGAAACGCCGTTCCCGTTTTTGTATCCCGAAGCGTCGGAAATTTTGATTAAAGACGGATTCCTTTCTCACGCATTTCGGTTCCGTTTTTCGAAGCCCGCAAAAATTCTTCTCAGCTGGATGATGGGCTCGCAAGATACGGCCGCGCCGACTGTAAAACAAGGCGTTCGTATGTTTTTCTTCTGGAATTTAAAACTTGCGTCCGCGGCAGAAGAAAATTTGAAAATTCGCGCAGCCTTTTCGAAGCGGGGGATTTTCGGATGAACGCAGAACAAATCGATCTTTTCGTCGAAGAAATTCCGCACGGCGTTTACATTCGCATTAGTGGAACATTTGGATTTACGCAGTTAGCACCTCTCCGCGAAAAAGTGATGAGCCTTCTCAAAGGTCCGGGAAAAATTTTCTTTTTAGATGTGGACAAAGCGCGTTTTTGCGAAGAAGAATACATCACGCTTTTTTTGAATTTTTTGGAAAAAAGCAAAGAGAAAGATGCGGAATTGGTTTTAGTTTTTTCGGGCGAAGCGAATAAAAAATTTTTCAGCGCTTATGCACACGTTTTTACGATTACGCAAAATTGGAAAACGTATCATCAGACGGGAATTTTAGGCGCGCTTCGCGCCGTAGGCGTTTCGTATAGCAAGCAAACGGGAATTCGTTTGAGTCCGATTATCGCAATCATTTTGCTTTTAATTCTCGCGGGTTGGTTCTTTACTTTGTATGGAATGATTCGCAGTCAAAATGCAGAATTGCAATTACGCGAAACGCGTCTTCTCGAAATGGACGAAGAATCGCAGCGTTTGCAAAGTGAACTTGATTATTTGCAATCGGTAATTGGACCGCTAAAAAATTTAGGTTTAGTTGTCGATTCTACAACATCCAAAAAATCCGAAGCGCGCATTCGCAGTTGGACGAAATATCTCGACCGTTTAGAGGAACGTCGGCGTGAAAGATAATGTGCGATTATCTTCGATTTCGTCGGGAATTTTTTTAACGCTCTTTGCGTTAATTCTCGCCACATTCGCGGGCGCGTGGGCGTATCATTTGATTCAATCAAAACGCATCGCTGCCGAAGAAATTCGTTTGCGAAAAGATTTGGCTGACGGAAATCGTTACCGTGCTTGGACTTTGGATTACGCACAAATTTACCTCGCCCTCGACATTCTTTCTAAAAATCGGATGACGCAAAATCAAAAGTTCAAATTGAGCGAAGAAATTTGGATGATTTCTCGCAATTATGGATTTGATCCGCTGCTAATTCCGTCGATTGTTTTTCAAGAGAGCAAAGGAAATCCTAACGCCAAAGGAAGATTTCGCAGCGGCGCAGAATCGGGAGCTTATGGCTTAATGCAATTAAAAGTGCCGACGGCGCAAGCGATTGGAAAACGTTTCGGAATTTCTGTCGAAAGCGCAGAAGATTTAATGCGTCCTGAAGTGAGCATTATCGTGGGCAGTGCTTATTTGATGCGACTTGTCGGGCGTTACGGTAATTTGAAAAAGGCGATTATCGCTTACAACATCGGGCAAGGTGGCGTTGACGCAAAAATTCGTTCCCGAGAAGCGATTCCAACATTTTATTACGAAGAAGTTTTGGCGAAATATCGGAAATTAAAGCGCCTTGTCTCAGAACGGCTAGGTGAAGGCGCACAGGATTTCTAAATTCTAAAAAATGATACTTCGAATCGTACCCTTTTTGCTCATCGCTATCGCTTTCGCTGCGGAAGTGCGTTACGATTGTGAAGGTTTTGTGGAACGCGGACTTTCGATGGATCCGCTTCTTGCCGAATCGCGGTTTACAACAGAAGCCAAAAAAAATAAAATCCAAGAAATTAAAGCCGCGGCGATTCTTTCCAAATTTGAAGTCACGATGATGGTTGGATCCGCGCCCGGTTTAAAAGAAGATGTGGATGATTGGGGCGATACCGTGGACACGTGGGACTTTACCAAAATGGGGCCATTTTTTGGAACAGAAGTGCGCGCAATTCAGCCGTTAAATTATGGGCAATATAAAGTCGGCAAAAAAGCAGCCGAAGCGGATTTGCGCCAGCAAGAAATGGATGTGGTTTCCAAAGAGCACGATAAAAGTGTAGAACTGCAATCGTATTATTACAATTATTTGCTCGCTCTCGAAATGAATCGCTTAGTGCAAGATGCGCAAAAGCAAATGGACCGCGCCGAAGAAAAATTAGAAGAAGCGTTAGACGATGACGATGCGAATGTTTCGCAAACGGATTTGCTCAAACTCAAAGCGGGGCGGCATACATTAGACGAAGCGGTCATCGATGCAGAAAGCGGCATGGAACGGGTGAAGCTCGCTATTCGATTTTCTCTCGGGCTTGATTCCTCGGAAACATTTGCATCCATCGATACCGTTCTCGCAGAACGCTCCGAATATTTTCCGAGTTTAGAGGAAGCGAAAGCGATTGCAGCGCAACATCATCCCGATTTGAAACGTTTGAATGCGGGCTTGAATGCGCGGCAGTATCAATTAGAATTAGCCGAAGCAAAACTCGGTCCGCACTTTTTTATCATGGGTGAATTTAGCTACGTAAAATCGTGGGCGGGGAATCGCACCGCTGTGCAAAAAAATGCTTTTGCGCAAGATGCAGTCAATAAAATCACCGGTATGATCGGCTTCGGCGTTCGCTACGATTTGAATTTTTGGAATAGTTGGAGTTCTTATGTTTCTGCGCGGACAGAACTTCGCGGACTTAAACTCAAAGAAAATTATGCGTCCGAAGGCATTTTGATGAAGCTCGAAGAACAGTATGTGCAGACGACGGGTGCGAAGCGAAAACTCGAAAGTCTGCGGACGAGTTTGCGGGCGAGTGAATCCATTTTAAAAAGTGCTGCGATGAAGTACGATTTGGATCCGTCAAATACAAGCGAATTGGTTTCGGCTTACACCGATAATCTTCAACTTCAAAAAGCTTATTACTTTGCAGTTTGCAAATACAATATCGCATTTGCCGAACTGATTAGTCGGATGGGACTTTCCTTGTCCGAATATCATCAACTCTATCCGGGAAAATAGCTTATGAAAATTCAAGCTCTCCTTACCGCTTTAGCGCTTTCGTTTACGGTGGCATTTGCCGCCGATCCGGTGCAGGCGATTTCGAAAAACGATAAAGAATTGCAGACTCTTCTGAAGAAGAAAAGCCTTTCGAAAAAAGACAATGAACGCGTGAAAGGTCTTTTGAGCGATGTCTTCAACTTTAAACTTCTCGCGGAAAAATCTTTGCCCAAAGAAACGTGGAGCGGTTTGGATGAAGCTTCGAAGACTGCGTTTGCTACGGAATTCCAACGCATGGTTCGCAATTCAAGCGCAAAGCGTTTGGAAATGTATCGCACCGATAGCACGATTTACGAAGCGCCGAAAATGAAGAAAAATAATACCGAAGCCAATGTGACTGCACATCTTTGGTACAAAGGAAAGGAATCGGTTCTCGTTTACAAGATGAGCCTTGTCGATGGCGTTTGGATGGCTTGGGATTTAGTCATCGACGATCTTTCTACAGCGCGCAATTACAAAGAACAATTTGCGACGATTTTAAAAACAAAAACGTTTGCCGATTTATTGGAAATCGTGAAGAAAAAGGCTGACGAAAGCGAAGAATGATCTTCGACGTCATCGTCATCTTGGTGACAATTCTCGTCGGTGGACTTTTACTGTTTCCGGTAAAAGTCCGTTTTTTGTTTTGTGGAAAGAAGAATGGAAGTCAATTAGAAGTTCGTCTTTTTCGCAAGAAAATTTTTAGCACCGAAGAAGAATCTCCCGAAGAAAATGAGGAAAACGCAGAAAAATCAAGCGAAGACGAAGAAAAGGAAAGTCGTGACGATGATTTCGATGCGGAAAATCCTTGGAAAAAAGAAGATGATAGTGTAAAAAAGAAAGCTCCTTCCGAAAAGGATGCTACTGTAAAAAAGGAAGAAAGTGTAGAAAAGAGAGCGACTCCGCCCGCAGCCCCGAAAGAAAAACAAAATCCACCAGTCAAAAAACAGAAAAAGAAAAAATCCAAAAGAGCGAAGAAAAAGTCAGCGAGCTCGGATCGAGAATTTTTAACCATTCTCGCCGAAAAGAAATTTAGCCGAAAATGGATTCGCGAACTCATTCGCGTCGGAAAAGCATTTTTCAAAATTTTTCAAGGAAAGTTTGAACCGACGACAGTTGAAGGCATTCGTTACGAAGACGATTATTTGTGGATGGGCTATTTGACGGGTTCGCTCAATTTTTTAAGCGGAACAATTCCGCTGCTTGAAAATTGGGAATTTCACGCCGATTGGACGGGTGATAGACCATTTAAAATTGAAGGCAGTTTTATCGCAACATTTTCCGTTGCACGTGTATTAGGCTTTTGTCTTGTCTGTGGAAAATCCATTATCGAAGTCGTTTCTTTGTATTTTTGGAATCGTCACCGTTATCGAAAAAATCCCGAATGCATTCGCCTTGTTTTTTGGCGCAAATGGATTGTGCGATTTTTTTCTTCGTAAGAGGTCTTTATGCAAAATTTAACTGTGGAACGTTTGCTTTCTCGTTTAGGATTTGGAACGCGCAAAAATTGCCGCGCTTTAGTGCGTTCGGGTTTGGTGAAAATTGCGGGAAGAATTGTAGAAGATCCGTTTGAAGAATTGTCGGAAAAGCCCGCGACAATTACGGTTAATGACGAAGAAATTTCCACGGTCGAAGAATTGTATTTGATGCTCAATAAACCTTGCGGACTTGAATGCAGTCATCAGCCTCGCGATCATGAATCGGTTTTTAGCATTTTCCCGGAACGCTTTTTAGAAATGGAATTGAATTGCATTGGGCGCTTGGATGCGGACACGCATGGACTTTTACTTTTTTCCAATCAAGGTCAATTTATTCATCGCGTGGAAAGTCCGAAAAAAGGCATGCTGAAAACATACGAAGCGAAGTTAGCGCGCCCGATTACCGATGGGCAAATTCGTCTTCTCAAAGAAGGCGTGCAGCTCAAGGGCGAAAAGAAACCATTCATCGCCCGCGAATTGGAAAAAGTTTCGGAAACGGTTGTGCGCATTTCAATTGCCGAAGGAATTTATCACGAAGTGCGTCGTATGTTCGCAGCGGTTTCCAATCACGTCGAAGATTTAGAGCGCATTTCGATTGGGGAAGTAAAATTAGACCCGCAATTAAAACTCGGCGAATGGCGATTTTTAACCGCCGAAGAAATTCAGCGGATGAAAAATTAAAAAAGGCGCTCGAAACGAGCGCTTTTCTGTTTGCTTTTTGAAAATTTTAGAGCGCTTCGATTTTTTGTGTTGCGCTGCGATTTTCGTTTGCTTGTTGAATTGCTTCAGAAGCGGCTATCGCCGATTTGAGTTCTGCGGAGAATTTAAATGTCGGCATTAAACGCGACTGCAACAAAACCGTTTCGCCGGTTTTGGGATTTCGAGCGGGACGCGATTTGCGTTCTTTGTTGACGAATGTACCGAATCCGCGGATCTCGATGGAATTCCCTTCGGAGAGGGATTCGCCAACGAGGTCCAGGAGTTGTTCCACAACAACACGCACTTTGCTTTTGACAAAGCCCGTCGAGCTTGTCACGCGATGAATTAAATCTTGTTTTGTTACGTTTGCCACGCCCAAAATATAAGAACGTGAGCGGAAAAAATCTACTTTTGAACGGCAAAATTTTGCATTTTTCGTCGCTTAATCGTTGGCTATTTCGTGGACAAGTGTGAATAAATGTTGAAAACCGAATTTCAGTTTGCAAATATCCGCGTTTCTCCGTGCACGGTGCTTTCTCCGATGGCGGGCGTAACCGATGCGCCGTTTCGTCGCTTGTGCCGCGTTCTTGCGGGAAATCGCATGGGGCTTCTCGTTTCGGAATTTGTTTCGACCGATGGCACGTCACCTTTTGTTTTGAAGAATCATAAACAGCTTAAATTTTATCCCGAAGAACGTCCGTTTGGCATTCAAATTTTCGGACGGAGTCCGGAACGGATGGCGTATGCAGCGCAGGTTTTGGAAACATTAAAACCCGATTATATCGAAGTGAATGCGGGTTGTCCCGTGCCGAAAGTAGCGGGGAAAGGCGGTGGCGCAGGACTTCTAAAAGATTTGCCGCGGCTGCAAAAAATTTTAGCCGAAGTGAAAAAATCCATTGCGATTCCGATGACTTTAAAATGTCGCATCGGCTGGGATGAAAATTCCATCAATGTTATGGAAACTTTGAAAATCGCCGAAGGCGAAGGCGCAGACATGTTAACGGTGCACGGCAGAACGCGTGTGCAGGGCTATAACGGATTTGCCAACTGGGATTTAATCGGGCAAGTCGCTGCTGCGGCAAAAATTCCAGTCGTCGGAAATGGTGACGTTTCTAGTGTGCAATTCGCTTTGGACTGTTTGGAAAAATATGCGATTTGTGGCGTTTCCATTGGACGTGGCGCCATGCATAATCCATGGCTTTTTGGAGAAATTGCGGATGCCTTAGAAGGAAAATTGCCTCGGAAAATTTCGGCAAAAGAAGTCTGCGAAATTTTTAAAATCTATTACGGCTTTATGATGGACGAAAATACTTCAACGCCGTTCGGCGCACTCGGCCGATTGAAGCAACTTGCAGCAAGACTTTGCAAAGGTTTTGAACCGGATTCTTCTGAATTCCGACAACGCGTTCTCACAAGTCAAAGTCCCGAAGAACTTTTTGAAAATGCAGGACGCTTTTCTGAATTTGCACAAAGTAACGGTATCACATTTACGCCGGAACGCTTGGTCAATTTAAACGGTCGCAAAGAAGATACGGTCTCGTTCGAACGGCAGTTTAAATAATCATTTTTTGAATTTGCGCCAATCGCCGAATTCAGAAATGTCGAGGGCATTTTTGAATTGAGCGCTGTCTAAAATTTGCGTGTCGCCGACAAATCCTAAAATATTTTCACCGTTTTCGAGCTTTAATTTTCCAATGCTTAATGGCGATGAAATTTGTTGAATAAATTTTGAAAAGTCGTTTGCGGTCATCGCATAAATTTCAACATAAAAAGAATTTCCTTTTTCATTTTCGCCTAAACTTTTCGCATAAATTAACGCGGGCTTTTTGATTCCTTTGTCTTCGAAGGCAAACATTTTATATTCGGAAGCCGTTTTTGTGGCGCAAATAAATTCTGCATTTTGCAGTTGAAAATGCAGCGGCTCGCCTTTTAAATGGGCGCCGCAGACAGCGATTTGAATTTTTTCGTCGCAATCATTTTCGTCTTGCATTAAATAAGATTTTACTTTATCGGCGACATCGAGCAATTTAAAATCATCGAAAGCGCGCCCGACCAGAGTGACTCCAAAAGGAATTCTTGATTTTTTTTCGTCGTTTAAATTCACAAATCCCGCGGGAATTGCAAGCGCTGAATAATCCAACAAATTCATGTAATTGGTGTAGTAACCTAAATTCGAATTGAGTTGAATGGGATTTTTTAAAACTTCTTCGGTCTTATAAATTGTGCCCGCCGTTGGTGTGAGCAGCACGTCGACTTTTGAAAATTCTAAATCGGCGATTTTCTTTTTCTCTTGCAACGCATGAAATCCGTCAAATACAGAAGACGGATGCGGCGTCTTTTTCGGGCAAATAATTTCTTTTGTCACCGGATAAATTTCACTCGGATGTTCTTCGATAAATTTTCCGACAGCTGCGTAACGCTCAAAAACCCAAGGGCCTTCGTAAAGTAAACGCGCGGCTTCTAAAAATGGAGTAAAGTGAATGACGACTTTTTTCCCGCCCGCATTTTCAAATGCTTTCACCGTTTTTTCGAATGCTTTTTTATAAGAATCATTTCCAAAGAAATTTAATTCGGATTCTTCGGGAACGCCGAAAGTCCAATTTTCATTTAAGCGTTCGGCTTTTCCGTTGGGCAAATTCCACGGGGCGCATCTCGAATAAGCGTCATCAAAATCTTCTTTGGTTGCCAAGTTTAAAAGGGTGCGCGCATCGTGATGATTCAAGGCAAAAATGGATACGCAATCTAAACTTTTGCAAGCGGGAATGACGCCGTTTGCGCTTAAAATTCCGCGCGTAGGTTTTACGCCGACAAGATGATTGAAAGCCGCAGGAACGCGCCCGGAGCCTGCTGTATCGGTGCCGAGAGAAAAACTGCAAAGGTGGTAAGCAAGTGCTGCGGCAGAACCGGAACTTGATCCGCCCGAAAT
The Hallerella porci DNA segment above includes these coding regions:
- the fliB gene encoding flagellin lysine-N-methylase, whose translation is MKLVKPDFYDAFHCIADRCSDTCCVGWEIDVDDFSQECYRHVGGKLGKKLQENIVDGHFQLLPGDRCPFLNSKNLCEIFTQLGEDSLCDICREHPRFVEVYGDVMERGLGLCCEEAVRLLFSNSLPLQFVESEIDEIEDELNDEEKRERDQIFEERRKIFQTLSDEKISFDARIEKVFPDAKNFRFFPFPNAENFEAFLSSLESFGSPWEIALKKNKPENCKRRNFGCGIFHRSGKREIAQLFDLQAFCEVTLQRKKTRKTFVRFFLLEFSAAFFK
- a CDS encoding alpha-amylase/4-alpha-glucanotransferase domain-containing protein; amino-acid sequence: MKSQKLSLLLSITEPFSLKKDTWDSAFSQIAKEIRKLLELDKFKLSLYLSGKVAEVWNKLNIADVVYMRSAIREGNLEILGGGFYDAMLPLFPTRLQNLQLKSHIQLMEKIFQDEPIGYFNSPMAWEIGLTEVLAKQGLRYTLVLEKSLQDALGRATRVTGWFTAEDRDSVMQLFPVAEDLSQALLLSPSFLQAKLESIEKMDAPWIAVEEVPCENAETISQFFEKLRQNLSHFPFQLWPISHWLDEASGGKVNLMSDVGKTLGLPAGSHSCRELLLRRPEADFMHKSLLVANSHAEALLPEKELRAVQEKILPLMAKEYYADLYDNRGVRSPLVRWNGNRMIIEVEKEIEKLAKLEGRRVEVSDFLRTGNRQILVNNSKIQFLLEQRSGASLRSLIFKPSPVNLVNAFQQSGDVPRAFVDHLLSPSLTDAQQFESALNDGQGVLAEPYEYQIERKEDILAVRMRSEQIANVAGSDHVLHIDKNISLLESDSELEFSYAISNGTFASLEGYFGTELNLGVRNFEQRRAYTLKIDGNKISAETPFPFLYPEASEILIKDGFLSHAFRFRFSKPAKILLSWMMGSQDTAAPTVKQGVRMFFFWNLKLASAAEENLKIRAAFSKRGIFG
- a CDS encoding transglycosylase SLT domain-containing protein; protein product: MKDNVRLSSISSGIFLTLFALILATFAGAWAYHLIQSKRIAAEEIRLRKDLADGNRYRAWTLDYAQIYLALDILSKNRMTQNQKFKLSEEIWMISRNYGFDPLLIPSIVFQESKGNPNAKGRFRSGAESGAYGLMQLKVPTAQAIGKRFGISVESAEDLMRPEVSIIVGSAYLMRLVGRYGNLKKAIIAYNIGQGGVDAKIRSREAIPTFYYEEVLAKYRKLKRLVSERLGEGAQDF
- a CDS encoding TolC family protein; this translates as MILRIVPFLLIAIAFAAEVRYDCEGFVERGLSMDPLLAESRFTTEAKKNKIQEIKAAAILSKFEVTMMVGSAPGLKEDVDDWGDTVDTWDFTKMGPFFGTEVRAIQPLNYGQYKVGKKAAEADLRQQEMDVVSKEHDKSVELQSYYYNYLLALEMNRLVQDAQKQMDRAEEKLEEALDDDDANVSQTDLLKLKAGRHTLDEAVIDAESGMERVKLAIRFSLGLDSSETFASIDTVLAERSEYFPSLEEAKAIAAQHHPDLKRLNAGLNARQYQLELAEAKLGPHFFIMGEFSYVKSWAGNRTAVQKNAFAQDAVNKITGMIGFGVRYDLNFWNSWSSYVSARTELRGLKLKENYASEGILMKLEEQYVQTTGAKRKLESLRTSLRASESILKSAAMKYDLDPSNTSELVSAYTDNLQLQKAYYFAVCKYNIAFAELISRMGLSLSEYHQLYPGK
- a CDS encoding MlaC/ttg2D family ABC transporter substrate-binding protein produces the protein MKIQALLTALALSFTVAFAADPVQAISKNDKELQTLLKKKSLSKKDNERVKGLLSDVFNFKLLAEKSLPKETWSGLDEASKTAFATEFQRMVRNSSAKRLEMYRTDSTIYEAPKMKKNNTEANVTAHLWYKGKESVLVYKMSLVDGVWMAWDLVIDDLSTARNYKEQFATILKTKTFADLLEIVKKKADESEE
- a CDS encoding pseudouridine synthase, whose translation is MQNLTVERLLSRLGFGTRKNCRALVRSGLVKIAGRIVEDPFEELSEKPATITVNDEEISTVEELYLMLNKPCGLECSHQPRDHESVFSIFPERFLEMELNCIGRLDADTHGLLLFSNQGQFIHRVESPKKGMLKTYEAKLARPITDGQIRLLKEGVQLKGEKKPFIARELEKVSETVVRISIAEGIYHEVRRMFAAVSNHVEDLERISIGEVKLDPQLKLGEWRFLTAEEIQRMKN
- a CDS encoding HU family DNA-binding protein — protein: MANVTKQDLIHRVTSSTGFVKSKVRVVVEQLLDLVGESLSEGNSIEIRGFGTFVNKERKSRPARNPKTGETVLLQSRLMPTFKFSAELKSAIAASEAIQQANENRSATQKIEAL
- a CDS encoding tRNA dihydrouridine synthase, coding for MLKTEFQFANIRVSPCTVLSPMAGVTDAPFRRLCRVLAGNRMGLLVSEFVSTDGTSPFVLKNHKQLKFYPEERPFGIQIFGRSPERMAYAAQVLETLKPDYIEVNAGCPVPKVAGKGGGAGLLKDLPRLQKILAEVKKSIAIPMTLKCRIGWDENSINVMETLKIAEGEGADMLTVHGRTRVQGYNGFANWDLIGQVAAAAKIPVVGNGDVSSVQFALDCLEKYAICGVSIGRGAMHNPWLFGEIADALEGKLPRKISAKEVCEIFKIYYGFMMDENTSTPFGALGRLKQLAARLCKGFEPDSSEFRQRVLTSQSPEELFENAGRFSEFAQSNGITFTPERLVNLNGRKEDTVSFERQFK
- the atzF gene encoding allophanate hydrolase, which gives rise to MNLEISSLLTAYRNHTRTPREVISTLQIAIEKAPSTIWISKSTPQQLESYLKNLEGKSPDDLPLYGIPFAIKDNIDCKGFKSTAACPAYAYTPQKSAFVVNRLIELGAIPMGKTNMDQFATGLVGVRSPYGTIPNKFAPEYISGGSSSGSAAALAYHLCSFSLGTDTAGSGRVPAAFNHLVGVKPTRGILSANGVIPACKSLDCVSIFALNHHDARTLLNLATKEDFDDAYSRCAPWNLPNGKAERLNENWTFGVPEESELNFFGNDSYKKAFEKTVKAFENAGGKKVVIHFTPFLEAARLLYEGPWVFERYAAVGKFIEEHPSEIYPVTKEIICPKKTPHPSSVFDGFHALQEKKKIADLEFSKVDVLLTPTAGTIYKTEEVLKNPIQLNSNLGYYTNYMNLLDYSALAIPAGFVNLNDEKKSRIPFGVTLVGRAFDDFKLLDVADKVKSYLMQDENDCDEKIQIAVCGAHLKGEPLHFQLQNAEFICATKTASEYKMFAFEDKGIKKPALIYAKSLGENEKGNSFYVEIYAMTANDFSKFIQQISSPLSIGKLKLENGENILGFVGDTQILDSAQFKNALDISEFGDWRKFKK